In the genome of Campylobacter avium LMG 24591, the window CTGTTGTGGATGTTATAAAAGCATTTGGCGGTGGATTTGATAAAGCAAACAACCAAGAAGCCTCCATGCAACAAGACGCTACAAATCTTGATATGAGTTTTAGAAACTAAGCCTCACCAGCTTAGTTTAAACTCGCTTCCTTTGTTCAGCTCAGATATACACTGTATATTTATATTGTATTCCTTACATATAGTTTTTACCAAATTTAGGCCTATGCCAAAGCCGCCTTGGTCTTTGTTAAACCTTGTGTATCTATCAAAAATTTTTTTTATATCCTCTTCTTTCATTCCGCAACCGCTATCTTTGACACTTAGCGTATTTTCTTTTAATTTTATCTCTATGAAACCGCCTTTTTTGTTGTATTTAATGGCATTGCTAAGCAAATTATCAAAAAGCTTATCAATCTTGCTTTTGCTAGCAAAAATAAAACTTTTTTCATCCAAATCGCTTTGCACAGTGATATTTTTTTGCTCAAAAAACAGCTTAAAATACTCCAGCCTCTCCTCTATCATAGCTTTTAAATTTATCTGTGCTGGCTCATTGGAAACAGAATCAGGAAAGGTATAAAAAATCAAATCAGAATAAGTTTGCGATAAGGTTTTGACCGCTAGTTTCATTCTATTAAATTTAAGCATATCCACATCTTTTAACTGCTGTTCTAGCCTTTCTATGCTAAGTAGTATCACGCTTAAGGGAGTGTTGATTTCGTGCGTAAAATCCTTGATGAAAGAATTTAACATGCTTATCTTGCTTTCTAGGGGCTTTAAGGAAATTTTAATTAACAAATAAGATATAAAACCTATAAGTAAAAACAATAAAAATCCTAGAAAAAAGACCCAAAGTCTGATATTTGTGAGTTCATAGCTAACAATGTCGCCTTCTATAAAGGTTCTTAAATGGCCATCTTCTATGCGGTTATACTCGAAATCTCGTTCATTCTTGCTTAAATAATACCTAGACGCATCCATGGGTGCTAGAAAAAAGGCTCTATCCTTGTAAATTCCCTTTCTGCTGTGACTTGAGTCAAAATTTTCATCTATTTCAAAGCTTAAAGACGAGCATATAATTTTTTTGCCGTCCATGACTGCAAATCTAAAACCTGATAATTTATGAAGATTATCGCAAGCTTCATTTACAGGGGTATATTTTGAATTTACAATGCTTAAAACTATTGTTCTGTGGATATCTGCAAGATTTGATGTCTTAAGCCTTACAAGTTCGTTGTATAATTTCTCATACCAAATATTAAAAAAAACTAATAAAAAAATTCCGGTTGTAGTAAGATAAACAAACAAAATTCTCCTGCTAACCCACTTAGCCTCTGACATAACAGTAACCTTTTCCCCTTTGATTTACAATCACATCCTTACCAAGAATTTTGCGTAAATTCTTAACATAAACCCTTAAACTAAGCTCACTTGGCTCCTCGTCATAATCCCAAATTTCCTCATAAATTCTATCTACGCTTACAAAATTATTCTTATTTTGTAAAAGCAAGGCCAACAGCTTTATCTCTTTTGAAGGAAGTGGATGTAGAGTGTTGTCTTTATATAAAAGTTGAGATTTTAAGAAAAATTTAAAACCACCGCCTAAATCCTCATAAACTTCATTTTTATGTGCAAAAGAACGTTTCAATAAATTTTCTATGCGAATTGAAAGCTCCACAAGCTCAAAAGGCTTTTTTATATAATCATCACAACCGCAATCAAAACCCTCTTTAAAGTCCATAGATGTGTTTAAGGATGTTAAAAATATAGCAGGTGTATCCTTGCCAGCTTCTCTTAGTTCTTTTAACAAAGAAAAACCATCACCCAAAGGAACCTTAACATCAAAAATCCACAAATCAAAATGCTTCTCATAAGCAAAATTCAAAGCCTCTTGCGCGTCTGATACTAATGTAACATCATAACCCTCATCGCTTAAGTATTCCTCTACTATCTCACTTAAGCTTAAATCATCTTCTAATAACAAAATTTTAGCCGACATAAAACACCCCATTTTTTTTAAATTTTAACAAATCTTTGTTAAGTTCTCGTGAAGTAAATTTGTAAAGAAATTATCTTTTTGTGTTATAATTTGAAACTTTCTTTAAATAAACATAGAGCTAGGAGTTAAAATGCTACCTAAATGGGAAGACAACTTCAGTGTTTACAATGCTAAGATAGATGAGCAACACAAGAAATTGTTTGAAATGGCCGCACATGTGGAAAGAATTTCTGATAGAGCTGTTTCTAAAGCCGAAGTAAAGAATTTGCTTGCTGATTTTTTCTCTTATATGAAAGAGCATTTTTATGATGAGGAAAAATATATGGCCAGCATTGGATATCCCGACTTGCCAGCCCATAAAAATATACATAAAGATATCATACAAACTATGATAGAACTTATACAAGACATAAAATCAACCAATGATTTAAAAGAAAAACTTTATGTGGTTGCTAAAAATTGGCTTTTGGAACATATATTGTTTGAAGATATGAAAGTGGCTAATTACAGACGCTCGTTGTTAGCTACTGATGATGGCAGCGAAGTTACTTTTGAAGTAGAAGAGGAGGAAGCGCAGAACAACAAAGCTCAAACCTATCTTTACTCTTGCGAGTGCGAGGGCAAGCTGCACGATGTTCCTTACAATATACATAAAAAGATTAAGTCGGGCAAAAATACCTTCAACTGTAAGGTTTGTAAAAAGCCTATAAAATTACATCAAATAGTATAAATTTAAGGAGAGAAGCGATGAAAAAACAAGTTAAATCAGTGTCTTGTTCCTTTAAGATACCAGCAGAACTCAAACAAAGCCTAGATACTTTAAGTAAAAATACGGAAAGAACCAAAACTAGCATAATCATAGAAGCTTTGCAATTATACATAGCAAACAATGAAAAAGACGACTTTTCTTTTGCCATAGACGCTTTAGAGGAGTTAAAAAGTGGAAATTATAAAAAGGCAGATAAAAAGCTAGACGATGTCATAAAGCAGCTTAAGCAATGAAACAAATCGCCTTAAGCTTGCTCTTTGCCTTAAGCCTAGCTTTTGCTAAGCCAACTGTTACAGTTAGCATACCGCCGCAAGCTTATTTTGTAGAGCAAATAGCCAAAGATACGGTTGATATAAATATCTTAATTCCGGAAAAAAGCGACGAACATAACTATGAGATAAAACCTCAAACCATTAAAAAACTAGAAAAAAGCGATATATACTTTACCATAGGCTTTTCTTTTGAAAAAATCATGCTTGAGAAATTTCAAAACACCTTAAAAACCCTAATCATAGTAAGAACACAAGACAATATAAAGCTTTTGCATCAAGAACACGAGGCACACTCTCACCACAATCACAAACATGAAGAATTTGACACGCATATATGGCTTGACCCAATTTTAGTTAAAACACAAGCTAGTAATATAACAAATGCTCTTGTAAAAAAATACCCAGAAAACAAGGATTTTTATCTAAGAAATTTAAAAGATTTTCACAAAGAATTAGACGAGCTTGACTCAGACATAAAGGCCAAGCTAAGCGGGATAAAAAATAACAAATTTATAGTCTATCATCCTTCTTGGTCTTATTTTGCAAAAAGATATAATCTTGTGCAAATTCCGGTGCAAATCAACTCTCAAGAACCGCGCGCAAAGGACTTGCAAAATTTAATAGACCTTGCAAAAAAAGAAAATATAAAAATTATCTTTATTCAAGATGGCTTTAGCAAAAAAGCTGCTAATACAGTGGCCAAACAATGCAACGCTAGGCTTGAAACGATAGAACATTTATCAAGGGATTGGAAAAACGAGCTTTTAAAAGCTAGTGATAAATTGGCACTTAGCTTAAAAGAATAAAAATGAAGCTTTTTGAACTCGTAAATTTAAACCACAGCTATGCAAAAAATATAGTCTTAAAGAACATAAATTTAAGCTATGATAGCGATGATTTTCTAGCTATCATAGGGCCTAATGGTGGCGGCAAAAGCACGCTAGCAAAAATCATTTTAAAACTAATCAAAAACAAAAATTTAAAATATCTGGCTTTAGAAAGAAATCAAATCGGCTATGTGCCTCAAAACACAAGTGCAAGTGATAATTTTCGCATAAGGGTGATAGACCTTGTTTTAATGGGCTTGTTAGATAAAAAATTCTTTATAAACAAAAAAGAAAATCAAGAAAAAGCCTTGCAAGCACTAGAACAAGTGGGCATTAAAGAGCTTTTTAAAAGAACGCTTAACGAGCTAAGCGGGGGAGAAAGGCAAAGAGCTTACATAGCAAGGGCTTTGGTGTCTAAGTGCAAACTTTTGATACTAGATGAGCCAAGTGCAAATTTAGACTCAAAAGGAGCCATTGACATTTTCAACATACTAGCCAAGCTGCACAAAGAAGGCATAGGCATAATAAGTATTTGCCATGATATTAACATAGTTTTGGCCTATGCAAACAAAATAGCTTATTTAAACAAAGAACTAATCTTGCACAACAACGACAATAAAGAAAAATCAAGACTACTACAACACCTACAAAGCCATCATAGTCATTTTTGCGATGTGGAGCTTAGCTTTGATGTTTGTGCTAGCTGCGAAAGAAAAGTATTGCATGCCTGAGATACTTACTTATTCTTTCTTTCAAAATGCCTTGTTAGCTTCGTTTTTTATAAGCATAGCCTGTGCTATAATGGGTTCTTTGGCCATGGCAAATAAACTCTTACCAATGGCTGGCGGTATCACGCATGGTGCTTTTGGGGGCATTGGCTTAGCCTTTTACTTTTCCTTGCCGGTATTTTTATCAACAGTTTCTTTTACTATCATTTTGGCCTTAGTGCTTGCTTATTTGTCTTTAAAATACCCTCACAGAAGCGATAATTTCGTGGCTGTAATTTGGACCTTTGGCATGGCTTTAGGACTTATCTTAATAGACCTTAGCCCCTCTTATCAAAACGATTTATTTGCCTATTTGTTCGGCTCTATACTAACTATAAGCTTTAATGACATCTATGCCTTAATTTTTGCTGATATTTTGTTTATACTCTTTGTAAGCCTATTTTATAGGCAGTTAATCGCCATAAGCTTTGATATAGAATTTGCAAATTTAAAGGGCGTAAATACAAACTTATTTTATTACACCTTGCTATGCTTAATATCACTTTGCATAGTGCTTTGCATGAGTTGCGTTGGGCTTATCTTAATCATTGCCCTGCTTAGCATACCATCTTTTATAGCTGAAAAATTCACCAAAAGCCTTGCTGCTACGATTTTCTTAGCCTTTATTCTTTCTTTTGTATTTTGCCTTAGCGGTATTTTTATAAGCTACTATCTTAACCTAAGCAGCAGCGCAAGCATAATAGCCGTAGCCTGTCTTGGATTTTTCATCTCACTACTTTTAAAATCACTTATAAATTTTTCTCATAAGCAAAGCGGCTATTAAACTCACACAAGATACTAAAACCGTATAAAAGGCCAAGGATGAGGATATGAACTCGCCTCTGTTTTCAAAAGATACGCTGTGTAAAAATGCGGCAAGCTGTGGAGTGAAGCCTCCTGCTAAGGCATAAGCTATATTATAAG includes:
- the dccR gene encoding two-component system response regulator DccR, with product MSAKILLLEDDLSLSEIVEEYLSDEGYDVTLVSDAQEALNFAYEKHFDLWIFDVKVPLGDGFSLLKELREAGKDTPAIFLTSLNTSMDFKEGFDCGCDDYIKKPFELVELSIRIENLLKRSFAHKNEVYEDLGGGFKFFLKSQLLYKDNTLHPLPSKEIKLLALLLQNKNNFVSVDRIYEEIWDYDEEPSELSLRVYVKNLRKILGKDVIVNQRGKGYCYVRG
- a CDS encoding bacteriohemerythrin; the protein is MLPKWEDNFSVYNAKIDEQHKKLFEMAAHVERISDRAVSKAEVKNLLADFFSYMKEHFYDEEKYMASIGYPDLPAHKNIHKDIIQTMIELIQDIKSTNDLKEKLYVVAKNWLLEHILFEDMKVANYRRSLLATDDGSEVTFEVEEEEAQNNKAQTYLYSCECEGKLHDVPYNIHKKIKSGKNTFNCKVCKKPIKLHQIV
- a CDS encoding metal ABC transporter permease — protein: MPEILTYSFFQNALLASFFISIACAIMGSLAMANKLLPMAGGITHGAFGGIGLAFYFSLPVFLSTVSFTIILALVLAYLSLKYPHRSDNFVAVIWTFGMALGLILIDLSPSYQNDLFAYLFGSILTISFNDIYALIFADILFILFVSLFYRQLIAISFDIEFANLKGVNTNLFYYTLLCLISLCIVLCMSCVGLILIIALLSIPSFIAEKFTKSLAATIFLAFILSFVFCLSGIFISYYLNLSSSASIIAVACLGFFISLLLKSLINFSHKQSGY
- a CDS encoding metal ABC transporter solute-binding protein, Zn/Mn family, with the protein product MKQIALSLLFALSLAFAKPTVTVSIPPQAYFVEQIAKDTVDINILIPEKSDEHNYEIKPQTIKKLEKSDIYFTIGFSFEKIMLEKFQNTLKTLIIVRTQDNIKLLHQEHEAHSHHNHKHEEFDTHIWLDPILVKTQASNITNALVKKYPENKDFYLRNLKDFHKELDELDSDIKAKLSGIKNNKFIVYHPSWSYFAKRYNLVQIPVQINSQEPRAKDLQNLIDLAKKENIKIIFIQDGFSKKAANTVAKQCNARLETIEHLSRDWKNELLKASDKLALSLKE
- a CDS encoding metal ABC transporter ATP-binding protein translates to MKLFELVNLNHSYAKNIVLKNINLSYDSDDFLAIIGPNGGGKSTLAKIILKLIKNKNLKYLALERNQIGYVPQNTSASDNFRIRVIDLVLMGLLDKKFFINKKENQEKALQALEQVGIKELFKRTLNELSGGERQRAYIARALVSKCKLLILDEPSANLDSKGAIDIFNILAKLHKEGIGIISICHDINIVLAYANKIAYLNKELILHNNDNKEKSRLLQHLQSHHSHFCDVELSFDVCASCERKVLHA
- a CDS encoding CopG family transcriptional regulator, producing MKKQVKSVSCSFKIPAELKQSLDTLSKNTERTKTSIIIEALQLYIANNEKDDFSFAIDALEELKSGNYKKADKKLDDVIKQLKQ
- a CDS encoding sensor histidine kinase gives rise to the protein MSEAKWVSRRILFVYLTTTGIFLLVFFNIWYEKLYNELVRLKTSNLADIHRTIVLSIVNSKYTPVNEACDNLHKLSGFRFAVMDGKKIICSSLSFEIDENFDSSHSRKGIYKDRAFFLAPMDASRYYLSKNERDFEYNRIEDGHLRTFIEGDIVSYELTNIRLWVFFLGFLLFLLIGFISYLLIKISLKPLESKISMLNSFIKDFTHEINTPLSVILLSIERLEQQLKDVDMLKFNRMKLAVKTLSQTYSDLIFYTFPDSVSNEPAQINLKAMIEERLEYFKLFFEQKNITVQSDLDEKSFIFASKSKIDKLFDNLLSNAIKYNKKGGFIEIKLKENTLSVKDSGCGMKEEDIKKIFDRYTRFNKDQGGFGIGLNLVKTICKEYNINIQCISELNKGSEFKLSW